In Campylobacter mucosalis, a single window of DNA contains:
- the rpmB gene encoding 50S ribosomal protein L28: MSRRCAITGKGVMVGNNVSHANNKTKRRFLPNLRTIRVALEDGSTMKIKVAASTLRTMKKQSN; encoded by the coding sequence ATGTCAAGAAGATGTGCTATAACAGGAAAAGGCGTAATGGTAGGCAATAACGTCAGCCACGCTAACAACAAGACAAAAAGAAGATTTTTGCCAAATCTTAGAACTATTCGTGTTGCGTTAGAAGACGGCTCTACAATGAAAATCAAAGTAGCTGCCTCTACACTAAGAACTATGAAGAAACAATCAAACTAA
- the argJ gene encoding bifunctional glutamate N-acetyltransferase/amino-acid acetyltransferase ArgJ, protein MYEIKKLENGLENIDGFYFDGVNSGFKKDGNDLGFIRSDEAVDVSAIFTSNKFPAAPIRHFLKYPKNFKTNFILLNSKNANSMTGEAGVKDIDEIFTALGKKIALINPIMSSTGVIGYRLNKEKITKGLKNLNFTKRDSNAVVNAIMTTDSFKKELAYEINLTNKGKFKIAAICKGAGMINPALATMLCFILTDADIAKEDMDELLKQSVLTSFNAVSVDGDTSTNDTVMLLSSKKSGVYDKQAFKDVLNLITKELAIMLVKDGEGATKVVEFKVKGAKDDKQAQTAAKALANSLLVKTAIFGEDPNWGRIASTIGASGIECDEEKLSIYYDDVLVYSKDFKELDKYRESLAHDVMKKPSYTITCNIGIANSCFSAYGCDLGHKYVSINADYRS, encoded by the coding sequence ATGTATGAAATTAAAAAACTAGAAAATGGACTTGAAAATATAGATGGATTTTACTTTGACGGCGTAAATTCTGGCTTTAAAAAAGATGGCAACGATCTTGGATTTATAAGAAGCGATGAAGCAGTCGATGTGTCAGCCATTTTTACTAGCAATAAATTTCCAGCCGCACCTATTAGACATTTTTTAAAATATCCAAAAAATTTTAAAACAAATTTTATACTGCTAAACTCAAAAAATGCAAACTCTATGACTGGCGAAGCTGGTGTTAAAGACATAGATGAAATTTTTACTGCTCTTGGTAAAAAAATTGCCCTTATAAATCCTATAATGAGTTCAACTGGTGTTATAGGCTACAGACTTAATAAAGAAAAAATTACAAAAGGTCTTAAGAATTTAAATTTCACAAAAAGAGATAGTAACGCCGTAGTAAACGCGATAATGACAACTGATAGCTTTAAAAAAGAGTTGGCTTACGAGATAAATTTGACAAACAAAGGCAAATTTAAAATAGCAGCTATCTGCAAAGGTGCTGGTATGATAAACCCTGCTCTAGCCACTATGCTCTGTTTTATCTTAACAGACGCAGATATAGCAAAAGAGGATATGGACGAGCTTTTAAAACAGAGCGTTTTGACAAGCTTTAACGCTGTTAGTGTTGACGGAGATACATCTACAAACGACACTGTTATGCTTTTAAGCTCCAAAAAAAGTGGCGTGTATGACAAACAAGCGTTTAAAGATGTGCTAAATTTAATAACAAAAGAGCTTGCCATAATGCTAGTAAAAGACGGAGAGGGTGCGACAAAGGTTGTTGAGTTTAAAGTAAAAGGTGCAAAAGATGATAAACAAGCACAAACCGCGGCAAAAGCCCTGGCAAACTCACTGCTTGTCAAAACAGCCATATTTGGCGAAGATCCAAACTGGGGCAGAATCGCCTCAACCATAGGTGCTAGCGGGATAGAATGCGACGAAGAGAAGCTATCTATATACTACGATGATGTTTTAGTTTATAGCAAAGATTTTAAAGAGCTAGATAAATACAGAGAGAGCTTAGCACACGACGTTATGAAAAAGCCAAGCTACACTATAACATGCAACATAGGTATAGCAAACTCTTGCTTTAGTGCTTATGGATGTGATTTGGGTCATAAATATGTAAGCATAAACGCCGACTACCGCTCGTAA
- a CDS encoding potassium channel family protein, which produces MAFLTRLKKFLQWQNSTKPEINLNTELYEQLKPFRLPLISVVMMMMFGTLGYVFIDNFSLMDAIYQAGMTFTTVGFTEVAPISTQGRIFTIVFILLGFMVFTFSIGLLIEVLKKGSLIAILKERSMLYKIARLKNHFVICYHNLYTIELSAQFRENHIPFVVVDDRDDLAELAEKYKYPYFIKAQPHTKTAFLKTHLSSAKGLITLSPNIADNIALIASVRLYEKEIGRSKSYFVMTNSDNEDDTERLKKLGADNVVSPSKLVAQRLSAMSVRPDMENLLEQFLYKKDSPIDIEEILVPDYSWVRFKRLKETHLRNITNADVVGISDMNNKFTPMPSGDTLIGTGTKLLVIGTATGIRATKRVIKSKHRPEEFKYV; this is translated from the coding sequence ATGGCTTTTCTGACAAGGCTTAAAAAATTCCTCCAATGGCAAAACTCCACAAAACCTGAAATAAATCTCAACACAGAGCTATACGAACAGCTAAAGCCATTTAGATTACCGCTCATCTCGGTTGTAATGATGATGATGTTTGGTACGCTAGGATACGTCTTTATAGATAATTTTTCACTGATGGACGCTATCTATCAAGCGGGTATGACCTTTACAACCGTTGGTTTTACAGAGGTTGCACCTATATCTACGCAGGGTAGAATTTTTACGATAGTTTTTATTCTGCTTGGCTTTATGGTCTTTACATTTTCAATAGGTCTATTAATCGAAGTTTTAAAAAAGGGTTCGCTTATTGCTATCTTAAAGGAGAGAAGTATGCTTTATAAAATCGCTCGTTTAAAAAATCACTTTGTAATCTGCTATCACAACCTATACACAATCGAGCTTAGTGCACAATTTAGAGAAAATCACATACCATTTGTAGTTGTAGATGATAGAGATGATTTGGCTGAACTGGCAGAAAAATACAAATACCCATATTTTATAAAGGCTCAACCGCACACCAAAACGGCATTTTTAAAAACTCATCTCTCAAGTGCAAAAGGACTTATAACCTTAAGCCCAAACATAGCTGACAATATCGCACTCATCGCCTCTGTAAGGCTTTATGAAAAAGAGATAGGAAGAAGTAAATCATATTTTGTGATGACAAACTCAGATAATGAAGACGATACTGAACGCTTAAAAAAACTTGGTGCAGATAACGTAGTAAGCCCGTCAAAACTAGTTGCCCAGCGTCTTAGTGCGATGAGTGTGCGTCCAGATATGGAGAATTTGCTTGAGCAATTTTTATACAAAAAAGACTCTCCGATAGATATAGAGGAAATTTTAGTCCCGGACTATTCATGGGTACGATTTAAAAGGCTAAAAGAAACACACTTAAGAAACATCACAAACGCTGATGTCGTTGGAATATCGGATATGAATAACAAATTTACACCTATGCCAAGTGGTGACACGCTTATCGGAACAGGCACAAAACTGCTAGTTATCGGTACAGCTACTGGCATAAGAGCCACAAAACGCGTCATTAAAAGCAAACACAGACCAGAGGAATTTAAATATGTATGA